A window from Mycobacterium botniense encodes these proteins:
- a CDS encoding PE family protein, with protein MAGGPRSRRQRRQAGGDARRRRVVVRGFGVGAAAAGLVAAAGATAPGARADIVDVIIDPILDPMMSALSAGMSDLGGAAAALGVGGLADVGSATSVSADPLGGLDAALVGVVQDLNNVVNGVAQDWITSPIGGPVDEVINTPFVLVFGRDLIGNGINDFTGTNDSLLGSSGLFGNLSDGGFLIGNGIRATGVAGVDGGAGGIGGSAGLIGDGGAGGAGVDGGAGGAGGTGGWLLGNGGEGGAGGDAVTAGEAGGAGGAGGSAVLFGNGGAGGAGGAGAAGATGTTGTTGTEGAAGVLGTNDGAGGAGGTGGDGGVGAGGRAVMVVAGEGGWVVGWWWRGWCRRHGGWTGAGGDGGAGGTGGIGGNGGDGGTGGVGGATSLPTAPGTPGTGGDGGAGGNAGAGGAGGEGGAAGTGSVNGTAGTNGASGIEGNGGNGGTGGNGGATSNPVQAGTGGNGGAGGEGLTGGTGGAGGAGGANNYDGDTAGTGGTGGNGGDGGTGAVTGGTGGAGGAGGQAPLLGGTGGNGGTGGTGGEVGGTGGAGGTGGATTGESALAGNGGNGGTGGTGGQTAGAGGAGGTGGAGTGEYSVGGNGGAGGTGAAGVSGETGGAGGAGGAGGNGSYIGGNGGTGGTGGVGGTGTTQGADGGAGGTGGAGGSGSNTGGTGGTGGTGGAGGNATELTGTGGTGGHGGTGGQGGSTNGVAGQPGEAGEPGVTPTDATGGAGGAGGAGGQPGA; from the coding sequence ATGGCTGGAGGTCCGCGGAGTCGGCGGCAGCGGCGTCAGGCGGGTGGGGATGCTCGTCGGCGGCGGGTGGTGGTGCGCGGTTTTGGTGTGGGTGCGGCGGCTGCGGGGTTGGTGGCGGCCGCGGGTGCTACCGCGCCGGGGGCGCGGGCCGACATTGTGGATGTGATCATCGATCCCATTCTTGATCCGATGATGAGTGCGCTGAGTGCGGGGATGAGTGATCTGGGTGGGGCCGCCGCGGCGCTGGGTGTTGGGGGGCTGGCTGATGTGGGGTCGGCCACGTCGGTGTCGGCTGATCCGCTGGGCGGATTGGATGCGGCGCTGGTGGGGGTGGTGCAAGACCTCAACAACGTGGTGAACGGGGTGGCCCAGGATTGGATCACCAGCCCGATCGGGGGGCCTGTTGATGAGGTGATCAACACCCCGTTTGTGTTGGTGTTTGGCCGGGATTTGATTGGTAACGGGATCAATGATTTCACCGGGACTAATGATTCGCTGTTGGGTAGCTCGGGGTTGTTCGGCAATCTGAGTGATGGCGGGTTTTTGATCGGTAACGGCATCAGGGCCACGGGGGTGGCCGGGGTTGATGGGGGTGCCGGCGGGATTGGGGGGTCGGCCGGGCTGATCGGTGATGGGGGCGCCGGCGGTGCCGGGGTTGATGGGGGTGCTGGTGGTGCGGGGGGCACCGGTGGGTGGCTGCTGGGCAATGGTGGTGAGGGGGGTGCTGGTGGGGACGCTGTCACCGCGGGTGAGGCCGGCGGGGCCGGTGGTGCGGGTGGTTCGGCGGTGTTGTTCGGTAACGGCGGCGCCGGTGGCGCCGGTGGGGCCGGAGCGGCCGGGGCGACCGGCACCACGGGCACAACCGGCACGGAGGGCGCGGCCGGTGTGTTGGGCACCAATGACGGTGCGGGCGGCGCCGGTGGGACCGGCGGTGACGGCGGGGTCGGTGCCGGTGGGAGGGCGGTGATGGTGGTGGCGGGTGAAGGTGGGTGGGTGGTGGGGTGGTGGTGGCGGGGGTGGTGTCGGCGGCATGGTGGTTGGACCGGGGCCGGTGGTGACGGTGGCGCCGGCGGGACCGGCGGTATCGGCGGTAACGGTGGTGACGGTGGCACCGGTGGAGTCGGTGGCGCCACCTCGCTGCCGACGGCGCCTGGTACCCCCGGCACCGGTGGTGATGGCGGCGCCGGTGGTAACGCCGGGGCCGGTGGCGCCGGTGGTGAAGGCGGGGCCGCGGGCACCGGGAGCGTTAATGGCACGGCCGGGACCAACGGCGCCAGCGGTATCGAAGGGAACGGCGGGAACGGCGGCACCGGCGGTAACGGTGGCGCAACCAGCAACCCGGTGCAAGCCGGCACCGGCGGTAACGGTGGTGCCGGGGGTGAAGGTCTCACCGGTGGCACCGGCGGCGCTGGCGGGGCAGGCGGGGCCAACAACTATGACGGCGACACTGCCGGTACCGGCGGCACCGGTGGGAATGGTGGGGACGGCGGCACCGGCGCCGTCACCGGTGGCACCGGCGGAGCCGGCGGGGCCGGCGGCCAAGCACCCCTCCTTGGTGGCACCGGGGGTAACGGTGGCACCGGTGGTACTGGCGGCGAGGTCGGTGGAACCGGTGGGGCCGGTGGTACCGGCGGGGCAACGACCGGTGAGAGCGCTCTCGCGGGCAACGGCGGTAATGGCGGCACCGGAGGTACCGGTGGCCAGACCGCTGGGGCCGGCGGGGCCGGCGGTACCGGCGGCGCAGGAACCGGTGAGTATTCCGTCGGCGGTAACGGTGGTGCCGGTGGTACCGGTGCGGCGGGCGTCAGCGGCGAGACCGGCGGTGCCGGTGGGGCCGGCGGCGCGGGCGGAAACGGCAGCTATATCGGCGGCAACGGCGGCACTGGTGGCACCGGTGGTGTGGGTGGCACCGGCACTACCCAGGGCGCTGACGGCGGGGCCGGCGGCACCGGCGGCGCCGGCGGCAGCGGTAGCAATACCGGTGGCACCGGCGGCACGGGCGGCACAGGGGGGGCCGGTGGTAACGCCACCGAGTTGACCGGTACCGGCGGCACCGGCGGTCACGGTGGCACCGGTGGTCAGGGCGGTAGCACTAATGGTGTGGCCGGTCAGCCCGGTGAGGCCGGTGAGCCCGGTGTGACACCCACCGACGCCACCGGCGGGGCCGGGGGCGCCGGCGGCGCCGGCGGGCAGCCCGGCGCGTAG
- a CDS encoding PecA family PE domain-processing aspartic protease — protein sequence MRTFAREGKSMADRSSYTDLPRLSRNARARWRRVVAGATVGAFLAVTTAWSWVAAPSAKADLLDVILDPIVQPIVSAMTDMVGAADPSAATDLTTFFDAAGSSAGGLSLNSLDPAAALTPAADPAAASSPADASTAADVAIPLTVYEGTEPAVDVSVNGGSEIPVLVDTGSSGLVVPWQDLGLKGLLDLGFPTGIGLSGYSGGVDYLYLTYDTTVDYGGVVSSSNTPVDVEIFSWPTSPDSPPSFQAFLADDDVRGIMGIGDNDAGPGISPLKAAGYEGVLVDVPQDQLILGPNPYTTDDITLSGAPITNLEVSIDGGSPVAVTGDVDSGGVYGTMPESVTDNLPAGTTITVYDGSGQELYSYTTTATNDPTLVSSSSDMDTGYEPFLQYPIYINYTDDTMVFVERW from the coding sequence TTGAGAACCTTTGCCCGGGAAGGCAAGTCGATGGCTGATCGCAGCAGTTACACCGACCTACCACGGCTGTCACGCAACGCCCGGGCGCGCTGGCGTCGGGTAGTCGCGGGTGCGACCGTCGGCGCATTTTTGGCCGTGACCACAGCCTGGTCGTGGGTCGCCGCGCCCTCCGCCAAGGCCGACCTGCTCGATGTCATTCTTGACCCTATCGTTCAGCCCATCGTGAGTGCGATGACCGACATGGTCGGCGCCGCTGACCCCTCTGCCGCCACGGACCTGACGACGTTTTTCGACGCGGCAGGCTCCAGCGCAGGAGGTTTGAGCCTGAACTCGCTTGATCCGGCGGCTGCGTTGACACCGGCAGCCGATCCAGCCGCCGCGTCATCACCAGCTGACGCCTCGACAGCGGCCGACGTCGCAATCCCGCTGACCGTCTACGAGGGCACCGAACCCGCTGTTGACGTCTCGGTCAACGGCGGATCGGAAATACCGGTGTTAGTGGATACCGGATCCAGCGGACTGGTCGTTCCCTGGCAAGACTTGGGGCTGAAGGGACTATTGGACCTCGGGTTTCCCACTGGCATCGGCCTCAGCGGATATAGCGGGGGTGTGGACTATCTCTACTTGACCTACGACACAACCGTCGATTACGGCGGCGTCGTCAGTAGCTCGAATACCCCCGTCGATGTGGAGATCTTCTCCTGGCCGACATCCCCCGACTCACCTCCGTCGTTCCAGGCATTTCTCGCCGACGACGATGTACGCGGCATCATGGGTATCGGAGACAACGATGCCGGCCCGGGTATCAGCCCGTTGAAAGCCGCGGGCTATGAGGGAGTGCTCGTCGACGTGCCCCAGGATCAGCTTATCCTCGGTCCCAACCCGTATACCACCGACGACATCACGCTGAGCGGGGCGCCGATTACCAACCTCGAGGTCAGCATCGATGGCGGCTCCCCGGTTGCGGTGACCGGCGATGTGGATTCCGGTGGCGTGTACGGAACCATGCCCGAGTCGGTGACCGACAACCTGCCGGCGGGCACCACGATCACCGTTTATGACGGCAGTGGTCAAGAGCTGTACTCCTACACGACGACTGCCACGAATGACCCGACACTGGTGTCCAGCAGCTCCGACATGGACACCGGGTATGAACCATTCTTGCAGTACCCGATTTACATCAACTACACCGACGACACAATGGTTTTCGTTGAACGTTGGTAG